The window CTGCCAAAGTCCAGACCTCAGGGTGTCCAGGGAAGACACCGAAAGACGCTTTACCGGCAAGCCCGATGGCGCGGCGATGCTTGAGACGTTCCGTGGTTTGGATGGTTTTGATGAAATCAATCAGTCCCAGACCGCCCCCACCGTCGCCTGGCCGAATCTCAAGCAGAGCGCTTTCCCGCTGTCATTTCCTGCACCGCAACGTGCGCGGCAGATTGGCTTTGAATGGATGCTTGATCAGCCGTCTCACTACGTGTGTGATCTGAGTGGAGAGTTTCTCGCCACTGCATTCAACGACGCGCGGCAGCATGTCCGAGCCTGTGAGAAAGGGGACGCTCCCTATCGCCCGCGATTGCTGGAAACCGGTGCCTGGGCGCAACGTCTGGAGCAAATCGTGGCTCCGGCAGCCGAGGAAAACACCGGCCTGTGGGAGGCCCACCCGCCAGCAGACGATGTGCTAGCCAGAGCGCGCGCCCGAGAACTGCACGGCGTAATGCTGGAGGATCCGCATTACCGTCTGCACCACTTGAATACCCGCATTCAAGACCAGCAGCAATTGCTGGAACTGTGCGGGGCACGGGCGCAGCGTTACAGTCATCACGGCAGTGCGCTGCTGGTTCAGCAATTGGTGATACCCGAAAACATTGGTGGCAAGAAAAACCCTCTGCATCAAAAGCTCGACCTGATCAAAGAGCAGGGGCGGCTCGATATCAACCGCTTCACCGCCACGGGTGAGCGGGCGCAGCTGTGGCGCAGCCTGGAGATTGGCCAGGCATTGCTCTGCGAATACCTGCAGCTGCCATATGTTGAACAAAGCATTGCCGATTACTTCAGCCAGGACGGCTCTACGTACGTCGCCTCTTTGCATTTCATCAGCCAGCTGTTTGTCACCCTGGCCCTGCCGCCTGCGGCTTACGACCCGTTGGCGGCCAGCGGGGATATCACCGACGCGCTGACCCTGGTCAGCCTTTGCCGCCCAGCAGCCAGTGTCGGGCAGCGCTGGCTCGCCGAAGTCGCCAACGATCTGCAGCACCCACTGCACCGCATGCTTTGGCCAGATGCCGAACAACAGAATCTGGATGCGCCGTATCAGGCGCCAGACACGCCAGATATCAATGCAGGCGACGGGCAGTTTCGCGCCACTGAGCTGGCCAGGTTTGAACAAAAAGATTTTTACCCTGCCCAGGGCTCCGACGACATCAACAGCCTGTTCCTCGCCACCCTGCTTGAAAACGGCGCCCTGAAATCAAGCTTTTTCGTAGCGGGCAAAGGTTTCGCCGGGGCATTGGTCTCCGTTTATGAAAACCTGCAAGGCGCGGTGGAGGCGGCAGATAAGGCGGTAAACGGCACTCAGCCCGGCGCGCCCATTCGACCATCCATTGAGATCGCACCTGCACAGCCCAACGCAGCGCTACATAAACGAAGCATTGCGCAACTGCGCAGCATGCTGCCGCGTACCTTTGGCGATCTGCATTACCTGAGCCGCGCCGAGGCCCATCACAAGGGCTACCACGTCTTCGGCCTGGACGATATTCCCCAACAGCTCAACCGATCGCACCAGCCTTACGGGGTTTACCGCAATCAGTACGGCATTCTGCAACCCGATTTCACCCCAGCAGGTTACGTCACGCCGCAGGTAGAACTACCGCCCGGCCGAAGAGTGCTGGGCATGCCTGCGCTACACCCCACCGCAAAGGCGGTGCGCGAGGCCAATTGGCACTTCAATCAGGAGTGGCAGCGCGAGCAGGCGCAGCGTGCGGCAGATCAGGCTGGAAAGACTGCAATTCAGAGCGCAGTGGCGAAAGGCGAGGCGATACGCAGTGGCAACTTGTTCAGGTTTCTCAATTCAGTTCCGTTTGCGGGGGTGGTGGTGGGGCTGGAGTTTTGGAATTTGAGGAATGAGTTGGATGCTGCGGAGAAGGCGGTTCGGGAAAAAAGTGGTGGCAGAGTTACTTCTGGTTATGTGGGGGCTGGCCTGGATCTGGCGATTGCGATGGAGGCCCTTACAATAAAGCTAGCTGGCACCAAGTCTATTTTGGCTGCAGGTCGTAAAACGCTGTTCACCATTTCTGAAGATGCGGCGGAGCGTCTTCTGGGTCCGTTAAGTCAACATCTTGTAAAAGAGTACAGCGGTATTCTTCTCGGGCGGGTATTTGCTGGCCTGGCGTTCACCGGCCTCAATCTCTATGACGCCTGGTATTCCTACCGCTGGAGCGACGATGCTTGCATCGGTAATTTGGTGCTGGTAGCAGCGGGCCTGATTGGTACGGTAGGCCTGCTCACCGTCAGCAGCGTTGTAATTCTCGGCTTGTCCATAGCCGCCTGGTTAAGCCTGTTCTTGATAGTGCTAGGGGCGGGATTGCTCTATTTCTTCAGTAGCAGCGGTATTGAGGATTGGTTGAATAAAGGTCCATTCGGCAGCGATCCCCACAGCGTGGCCGAGCACCTGCATGACCCACAAACGGCCTTCTATTATCTGGTTAGCCTGCTGGCCAATATCCAAATCTCTATCGAGCGGAATCCGGACTTCAAAGCCGACGCCAAAGTGGATTATCGAGATCCGCTGTCGTTCATGGTACGAAGCACCAATACCAGAATCCGCATTCAAAGCAATCTTGGCGGCCTCTTGGCCGGGCTGGGTAAGCCAGGTATCTCAGCGTTTTGCGCCCTCGAACGAGTCGAGAGCTTTTACGATGGGTATGGCGGGCAAACACACGAGATGAGTACGCGTACCGTCACAGAGCCCGTTTGTCATCGGCTGTGGCCGGACGCTCTGGAGCTGTTGGTACAAACCCCTTTCTCCTGCCCGGCAGAACCGCAAGCGAACCTCCCCGCCATCCATCATCGCTGGCGAGTCCGCGCACAACTCTCGGTCAACGACGGTCAGCGAACCTGGGTCTTCCCGGCACCCCCACCCAAAGACCCAACACCCTTCGGTCCGGCTTATGCGAAGCCCGACTTTGAAGACACTGCTCGCTTGTTCTGGGCTGATGAAATCGTACACAAAACGAATGCCGATCAATGACGACAGATCAGACGAACTATTACGCGCCAACGGCCTATCGCTTGGACAGCATCCCGAACCAATTGCCGTCTGAAGAGCGCTTTTGGTTAAAGCGTTTCGGTAAAAAGCGCTTGCCTTGGGGCGATCCGCTAGAGATCGCCCCGGACGCGTTCATGCGCAAGCGTTCACCAAATAATCTGCGGTTTCGCGAGCAGATGCGTGCAGAACGAGATGAGCATCGAGCGGCAGGCACTTATGTCCCTGCCCCTTACGAGCATGTGGACTTTCATGATCGGCACGATCATGAGCGGTTCAGGTTTTCGTTATGGTCGACAAGATCGCAGATTTGGTTACATCTATTGATATTTGGTAAAGGTTTTTTTCTTGTTGGTTTAGCACCATTCATATTCGCACTGGTGGCAGGAATTTATACACTGCCACAGCCCCCAATGGAAATAGTTGAAGATAGCTTCAAGTATGTTTTTCCTTGGACTACAGGTGTTCCTCTTCTCTGCTGGGCAATAGGCTCTCTAGTTATCCACAAATTCCCCAAACTCTGGGTAAAACCCTCCCGAGGCCCCATATGGGAACTCAACCGCCGCACCGGTCTAGTGACCCTGTTTGATTATAAAAATAACGGCGAATATAAAAAGAACGGCACGATCGGCGAACTCACTGCGCCGTTTTACGAGTTCGATGCTTATATCGTCTCTGCACCTGATCGTCAGGGCACGATGAATCATGTGCTGTGTCTCGCCCATCGATATCGGGACATTGTTATCGACTTCTCGTCCTTGGTGAACCTTGACACTCGCTGGCAATTGCCCTGCGCGTTGTGGGATTACCTGCAGAACTACATGGACGTCAGCGGCCCATTGCCGGAGTTGCCGCGCTATGAAGAGTTCCGCCACCTCGACCCGACCACAGCTGCCCACGACCTGAAAACCGGTCGCAACCCGCGCTTCTGGATCGACATGGATGACGCGACTTTCAAGCTGTATGTGGATCAGTTGCTGGACAACATCGACGGTATAGACACCTTTCAACGGCCAAACCTGATGGCGCGTTATGTCCGGTATGTGGACTAAGACCATGACAGCGACTACTACAGAAACACCTTACTATGCGTCCACGGCTTACCGTTCAGACCAGACCCCCAATCAGCCTCCGTCTGAGGAGCGCTCCTGGTTAAAGCGTTTCGGCAAAAAGCGCTTGCCGTGGGGTGATCCGCTAGAGATCGCCCCGGACGCGTTCATGCGCAAGCGTTCACCAAATAACTTGCGGTTTCGCGAGCAGATGCGTGCAGAACGAGATGAGCATCGAGCGGCAGGCACTTATGTCCCTGCCCCTTACGAGCATGTGGACTTTCATGATCGGCACGATCATGAACGGTTCAGGTTTTCGTTGTGGTCCGCAAAGTCCCAGTTCTGGGCATATCTTCATATGTTCGGAAAAGGTTGGTCGATAATGTTCAGCCCCCTTTATATCCTTAGCGGGTTAATCATCGCTGCGAATGCTTCGGGAGATTTTTTATTCGAGTTTCTTGATTTCGTGCAAAGGACGTATTACGTCATGTTGCTACCTCTCTATAGTGCTTGGGCATTGGCCGCTTTAGTTATCCACAAATTCCCCAAACTCTGGGTAAAACCATCCAGAGGCCCAATTTGGGAACTCAACCGCCGCACCGGTCTAGTGACCCTATTCGATTATAAAAATAACGGCGAATACAAAAAGAACGGCACCATCGGCGAACTCACTGCGCCGTTTTACGAGTTCGATGCTTACATCGTCTCTGCACCTGATCGTCAGGGCACGATGCATCATGTGCTGTGTCTCGCCCATCGATATCGGAACATCGTGATCGATTTCTCGTCCCTGGTGAACCTCGACACTCGTTGGCAAATACCCTGCGCGTTGTGGGATTACCTGCAGAACTACATGGACACCAGCGGCCCGCTGCCGGAATTGCCGCGTTACGAAGAGTTCCGCCACCTGGACCCGACCACTGCCGCCTACGACTTGAAAACCGGCCGCAACCCGCGCTTCTGGATCGACATGGATGACGAAACCTACAAACAGCAGATTAACCAGATGCATAAAGATATCTACAACATCAACTCCTTCAAACGCCCGAACCTCATGGCGAGGCATGTGCGGTATGTGGATTAAATGATGAACCTAAAAGAAATACGTTTTTTTGAAAGGTGGGAACGCCTTGATGCTTTAACGGTGGTCGCATGGCTATTTTTATTTTTAATAGCGGCGGTCATAAGTTCAGGATTCTTTTTTTTGGCATTAAGGCCTATATTTGATCCTGATTTTTGTCACTACGTGCGCACGCCAAGGGCGCGCAAGTCTTGCGAGCCTGGTTCAATGTTTGAGGCATTTACCATTGGTAGTGTCTTCACGTATTTCACTTTAAAGCTAGCATTGGGCTCTTGCGTTGAGGTGTTATTTCGGCCTTTAGCGCGTCGACCGCTCAGTTCTATTTTACGTATGTTTTTGTTGTTCAAGCGAGTACGTCTGGATAAGGTTGCAGTCAACGGCTCAGTGGATTTGAGATTCGCAAGTCTGCACGGCAACTATCAAACTTACCAAGCTTTCACATTGAAAATTAAAAATCTGCAGAGGTTAACCTTCTATCAAGGGGATTACATTGATATCTCGCCAAGCTCTATCTTTCGAGAAGGCGCACTCCTCGAATTCTCCTACCTCGCCGATTCAACCGGCCTCGATTACGCCAGGGCCAGGGTGCGTTGCGAATATGAAGGGCAGGTCTTTCACGGCGAACTTGAGCTTGAAGCCGACAGCTACGAGCTCAGGCTGCTGCCCAGGTCTGTGCTTGAAAACCGGCAGTAGAGAGCAAAGTCTGACTGAACAATGATGGCTACGTGACCCGCAGAGGGATTTGCTCACACCCAAGCAAATCCCCCTGCCATTACGCTATAATCCCGCGCTTTAGCTGATCCTCGCCCGCTGCGAGGGCACACAATTTTCTCGGGCGCCTGGCGCCTGCATGCAGACTAAAGAGGCTAGACCCTAGTGGCATTGACGATCCTTGGCCTGTCCGGCGCCCTTAGCCATGATCCTTCCGCAGCCTTGTACATCGACGGCAAGCTGGTGGCCGCGGCGGAAGAAGAGCGCTTCGTTCGCGATAAACATGCAAAGAACCGCATGCCCTACGAGTCGGCGAAGTTCTGTCTTGAGCAAGCTGGCATCAAGCCCTCCGACGTTGATGTGGTGGCGATTCCATTCGCGCCGATCAGCTTGTTCGGCAAGGCGCGCTGGCACTATGCCAAGCGTTACTGGTACGCCCCGGACCGTGCGCTTGATGCGCTGCTGATGGGTAACCGTCGCTACAAACGCTATCGCAACAAGATCGTCTGGTGCCTGGAGCAGCTGGGTTTTGATCCGAAGAAGATCAAGATCGAGCCGGTCGAGCACCATTTGGCTCACGCTTCCAGCGCTTACCACTGCTCGGGTTTCAAAGAGAAAACCGCGATCCTGGGTATCGATGGCAAGGGCGAGTACGCGACGACCTTCTTTGGTTATGGCGAAAACGGCAAGATCCACAAGATCAAAGAATTCTTCGACCCGGATTCCCTGGGCGGCCTGTATGGCGCGATCACTGAATTCCTCGGCTTCGAGATGCTCGACGGCGAGTTCAAAGTGATGGGCATGGCGCCGTATGGCGATGCCAGCAAGTACGATTTCTCGCGTCTGGCGACCTTTGAAAACGGCGAACTGGTGATCAACACCGAGCTGGCCAACGTCATCGGCCTGCGTCGCTATAAAGAGAAGGGCAAAGGCTTCTATTTCTCGCCGAAGCTGATCGAGTGGCTGGGACCGAAGCGCGAAGGCGATATCGCCGACGAGCCGTACATCCACTACGCGGCCAGCATGCAGGCGTTGTTCGAGAAGCTGGCGTTGCAGATGATGGATCACTATCTGGGCGACATCCTCAAGGAAACCGGCAAGATCGCTTTCGCGGGCGGCTGTGCGCTGAACGTCAAGTTGAACCAGAAAATCATCGCCCGTCCGGAAGTCAAAGAACTGTTCGTGCAGCCTGCCTCCGGTGACGCCGGTACGGCGGTGGGCGCTGCGGCCTATGTTTCCCATGCCCGTGGCGTGCCGGTCGAGAAGATGGAACATGTCTATCTCGGCCCGTCGTACACCAATGAAGACGTGATCGCGGCCTGTGCCCGTCACCCGAGCAAGCCGGTCTGGCGCCAGATTGAAAACACCCCGGAGCGCATCGCGCAAATCATGGTCGCGGGTAATCCTGTTGCCTGGTTCCAGGGGCGCATGGAGTTCGGCCCGCGTGCACTGGGTGGTCGTTCGATCATCGGTTGCCCGAGCGTGGCGGGTGTGGCTGACCGTATCAACCATCAGATCAAGTTCCGCGAGCGCTGGAGGCCTTTCTGCCCGTCGATGCTCGACACCGTCGCACCGCAGATGATCAAGATCGATCACCCGGCACCCTTCATGACTTTCACCTTTGAAGTGGCGGAAGAGTGGAAGACCCGTGTGCCGGAAGTCGTCCATGAAGACGGTACTTCCCGCGCCCAGGTGCTCAAGCGCGAATACAACCCGCGCTACTACGACATGATGAAAGCGCTGGAAAACCTCACCGGCAACGGCGTGTCACTGAACACTTCGCTGAACCGCCGTGGCGAGCCGATGATCTGCTCGCCGACGGATGCCCTGAACATGTTCTTCGGCTCGGACCTCGAGTACCTGATCATGGAAGACATCCTGGTGGTAAAAGACGGCGTGGAAACTTATGACACGCTCGGCTGAGCGCCATGTGCTGCAGTTCTGTCACGGCTATGACGGTCCGTTTCTCGATTGTGCCCGGCAGTACGCCAGCCTGTTCGTCGGCAAGGGCTACCGTGTCACCACGGTATTCCTGACCGGCGTGGCGGATGCTGGCGTGGCGGCGGGCTGTGCGTCCGATGAAGTGCTGTTTCTTGAGCGCAGCTCGGCCTCGGTTCGGGGCCTGAAGCTGGGGGCTATTCGCGACCTGCGCAAGATCGCGGCGTCGCGTAATTTCAGTTTCTGCATCGCCCATCGCTTCAAACCGGTGTACATCGCGTTGCTGGCCACCCGCTTGCCGGTGATCGGCGTGCACCATGCATTCGGCGACTACCAGCGGCGCACTCGCAAGCTCTTTGCGCATCTGTTTCGCAAGCGTTTGAGCCTGCTGGGTGTGTCCGATGCCGTGCGCGACGACATGCGCAAGAGCCTGCCAGGCTGGCCGACCGGCCGCATTCAGACCTTGTACAACCGCATCGATATCGAGCAGTTACAGGCCAGTCAGCTGTCCGCCGAGCAGGCGCGCGTCGAACTGGGTCTGTCGGCCTCGGCATTTGTCATCGGTAACGTTGGCCGGCTGCATCCCGACAAGGATCAGGCCACGCTGCTGCGCGGTTTTGCCAAGGCGTTGCCGAGCCTGCCGCAGAACAGCCAGTTGGCGATTCTGGGCAAGGGGCGGCTTGAGCCAACTCTCAAAGCACTGGCGCTGGAGTTGGGCATTGGTTCGCAGGTGTTGTTTCTTGGGCAAGTTGCCCAGGCGAGCCTATATTACAAAGCATTCGATATCTTCGCCTTGAGCTCTGATCATGAGCCATTCGGTATGGTGCTGCTGGAGGCGATGGGCGCTGGCGTGCCGGTGTTGGCCACTGCCTGTGGCGGCGCCAAGGAAGTGGTTGAAGGCGTAGGCGTACTGTTCCCTTTTGCCGATGATGAGCGCCTGGCTCACGGGCTGATTCATCTGGCGAATCTGGATGATGAACAACGCCAGGCCTGCGCCGAGCTGATGCTGCTGCGTTTGCAGGAGCGCTTCTCGGATCAGGCGGTGCGCGATGTGTTCTGGCGTCTGCCGCAAGTCACCAGCCTGATTGCGGAGTCCTGATGCTCAACCGATTCCAAGGCTGGCGTGAGCGTGGCTGGACACTGATCGACGCCCCCACCTATCAGGCGACCTGGCAGCGGTTGGGCGGTAGCGTGGCGACACAGCCGATGGTGGTCGAGCGTCTGGCGCATCTGGCGCAGATCCCCGTGCGGTATCTGGGCTGGGAACAAGGCGGCGAACTCAAGGCTGCAGTCCCAACCTGGGGACGCTCACTGGCGCTGTCCAAGGACGTGCTGAAAAGTGCGGGCAAGAAAGGTCTGTTCGATCTGGGTAATGCCGAGCTGATTCTGCCGATTGCCGACGATGTTCAGGTGCCCGTGCGCCATCGTGGGCGTTACCTGTCGACGCTCAATGAGGGCCGCGTCAGCACCCTAAAGCCTCAAGCCGAGTCCCTGGCCATGGCGCGCACGCCAGAAGAACTCTCTAAAAAGTTTCGCTACAACCAGCGCCGTGAATTACGCCTGCTGGAAGAGGCGGGCGGCGTGGTTCGCCCGGTCACTGATTTCACCAGCGCCGAGCTCGCTCGTATGTATTGCGACCTGTTCCACCGGCGTTGGGGCTTTGCCGCCACCGGTGCCGAGCACAAGGCCGAGGTGATTGAGCTGCTGCGAGATTTGCTGATCGGTTCGGTTGTGTTCCTCAACGATACGCCGATTGCCATTCAGCTGGTTTATCGCGCGGAGTCGCCGCAATGGATCAGCGTCGAGTACGTCAACGGTGGCGTGGATCCGGAAACCCGTGATTTCAGCCCCGGCAGCGTGCTCAGTTTCCTCAACACCCAAAGTGCCTGGGAAGACGCACGCAACCTGGGCAAAGCCTTGCGTTTCTCGTTTGGCCGTGCGGATCGTGAGTACAAGGATCGATGGTGCAACCCCGTGCCGGTATTCCAGGTTTGAGCCGCAAGCAGCAATTGCTCAAGCGCCATCGCCGTAACAAGCGGGTGGCGCTGTTGATCGGCCTGCTTGTGCTGATCGTGGTCGGCGTTTGCGTCGCCTGGTGGTTGCCAATCATCCTCGCGATTGTTGCCTGGGTAGCCCATGAAGCCTGGTTCGCCGATCATCTGTTCTATTCGCCCAAAGACGATTATCACTACAACTTTGCCGCAGAGGCTGAAGTTGCGGGTGTGCGCCTGGATGGCCGCCATCTGCGTTGCGATACAGCCCTGCCAATAGCGGGCGATGAAACGCTGATTCTCGCGGTCAAAGTCCGCGCCTCATGGCTGGGGCGCTTTTTTGACCCGGTTGTCGAGTTGGCGGGTGACGGCGTCAGTGATCGCCAGACCTTCGAGCGCGGCGTCGATGGGCTGCGTTATTTGAATCTCACCGGCCTTGGTCATTCGCTGGCGGCGGGTTCGCTGCAGTTGAACGGCCGCTTCTGCGCCCTCAGCGGTACGCCGCGTTTGTGGCTGTTCCGCCAGCCGGATGCACGCCAACAGCGGGTCATGGTCATCGCACCCCATGCGGACGACGCAGAGCTGGCAGCTTTCGGACTGTACAGCCAAGCCGTTGACACGTGGGTCGTGACCCTGACCGCTGGCGAAATCGAAGCCGAGCATTATCAGGCGATGGGCATGGACCGCGCCGAAGCCGCCAGAATCAAAGGCCGTTTAAGGGCCTGGGACAGCGTCGCCGTGCCTCGTTGGGGGGGCGTGCCAGAGGCGCAATGCGTGCAACTGGGTTATTTCTGCCTGCAATTGCCTGGCATGCAGGCCGCGCCGGACCAGCCCATTGCATCCCGCGAAGCCGATCTGCTCGATACCCGTCTGTTTCGCCAGTTCAATGCCATGAGCCTGCCCGGTGATCAGGACGGAGCGCCGACCTGGAACAACCTGCTGGCGGATCTGCGGGCGTTGTTGTTGCAGGCCCGGCCTCAGGTGCTGGTCATGCCGCACCCGGCGATTGATCCGCACCCGGACCACATCTGCGCCCAGGCAGCGGTGATCGAAGCGTTGCAAGGCCTCGAATGGCAGCCTGAAGTTATTCTCGGCTACGCCAACCATTTGCACGATAACGATCGCTGGCCCATGGGCAACGCGTACGACGGCATCGGTTTGCCGCCGGTGTTTGATCCGTCGCTGCAGTTGACGCCTTACAGCCTGAACCTGTCCGTTGCCCAGCAGCGGGACAAGGCCATGGCGCTGG of the Paucimonas lemoignei genome contains:
- a CDS encoding carbamoyltransferase translates to MALTILGLSGALSHDPSAALYIDGKLVAAAEEERFVRDKHAKNRMPYESAKFCLEQAGIKPSDVDVVAIPFAPISLFGKARWHYAKRYWYAPDRALDALLMGNRRYKRYRNKIVWCLEQLGFDPKKIKIEPVEHHLAHASSAYHCSGFKEKTAILGIDGKGEYATTFFGYGENGKIHKIKEFFDPDSLGGLYGAITEFLGFEMLDGEFKVMGMAPYGDASKYDFSRLATFENGELVINTELANVIGLRRYKEKGKGFYFSPKLIEWLGPKREGDIADEPYIHYAASMQALFEKLALQMMDHYLGDILKETGKIAFAGGCALNVKLNQKIIARPEVKELFVQPASGDAGTAVGAAAYVSHARGVPVEKMEHVYLGPSYTNEDVIAACARHPSKPVWRQIENTPERIAQIMVAGNPVAWFQGRMEFGPRALGGRSIIGCPSVAGVADRINHQIKFRERWRPFCPSMLDTVAPQMIKIDHPAPFMTFTFEVAEEWKTRVPEVVHEDGTSRAQVLKREYNPRYYDMMKALENLTGNGVSLNTSLNRRGEPMICSPTDALNMFFGSDLEYLIMEDILVVKDGVETYDTLG
- the pimB_1 gene encoding group 1 glycosyl transferase — encoded protein: MTRSAERHVLQFCHGYDGPFLDCARQYASLFVGKGYRVTTVFLTGVADAGVAAGCASDEVLFLERSSASVRGLKLGAIRDLRKIAASRNFSFCIAHRFKPVYIALLATRLPVIGVHHAFGDYQRRTRKLFAHLFRKRLSLLGVSDAVRDDMRKSLPGWPTGRIQTLYNRIDIEQLQASQLSAEQARVELGLSASAFVIGNVGRLHPDKDQATLLRGFAKALPSLPQNSQLAILGKGRLEPTLKALALELGIGSQVLFLGQVAQASLYYKAFDIFALSSDHEPFGMVLLEAMGAGVPVLATACGGAKEVVEGVGVLFPFADDERLAHGLIHLANLDDEQRQACAELMLLRLQERFSDQAVRDVFWRLPQVTSLIAES
- a CDS encoding Mig-14 family protein, whose product is MLNRFQGWRERGWTLIDAPTYQATWQRLGGSVATQPMVVERLAHLAQIPVRYLGWEQGGELKAAVPTWGRSLALSKDVLKSAGKKGLFDLGNAELILPIADDVQVPVRHRGRYLSTLNEGRVSTLKPQAESLAMARTPEELSKKFRYNQRRELRLLEEAGGVVRPVTDFTSAELARMYCDLFHRRWGFAATGAEHKAEVIELLRDLLIGSVVFLNDTPIAIQLVYRAESPQWISVEYVNGGVDPETRDFSPGSVLSFLNTQSAWEDARNLGKALRFSFGRADREYKDRWCNPVPVFQV
- a CDS encoding LmbE-like protein, which codes for MVQPRAGIPGLSRKQQLLKRHRRNKRVALLIGLLVLIVVGVCVAWWLPIILAIVAWVAHEAWFADHLFYSPKDDYHYNFAAEAEVAGVRLDGRHLRCDTALPIAGDETLILAVKVRASWLGRFFDPVVELAGDGVSDRQTFERGVDGLRYLNLTGLGHSLAAGSLQLNGRFCALSGTPRLWLFRQPDARQQRVMVIAPHADDAELAAFGLYSQAVDTWVVTLTAGEIEAEHYQAMGMDRAEAARIKGRLRAWDSVAVPRWGGVPEAQCVQLGYFCLQLPGMQAAPDQPIASREADLLDTRLFRQFNAMSLPGDQDGAPTWNNLLADLRALLLQARPQVLVMPHPAIDPHPDHICAQAAVIEALQGLEWQPEVILGYANHLHDNDRWPMGNAYDGIGLPPVFDPSLQLTPYSLNLSVAQQRDKAMALGMMHDLQPAMPFKRRMRRWLQRKLAGRRWPAEGENEFFRKAVRRHELFWRREI